From the Deltaproteobacteria bacterium genome, one window contains:
- a CDS encoding TetR/AcrR family transcriptional regulator: MQDEKIPRREREKLTQRSHMLAAALELFSEKGFHNVSMHEIAKRAEFAIGTLYKFFQNKEDLYKALVLEQSDKFHVALVRAIDEPGDEIERLRKYIVTKGELFREHLAFIRIYLAENRGASYNIKAGLDDEIRKRYDAFLERLASIIDNGIQKKRFRNIAQPYSLAVALDSTVNAFLLLWIDAPEEHPYPEDPDAILNIFLKGLSAE; this comes from the coding sequence ATGCAGGACGAGAAGATCCCGCGCCGGGAGCGGGAAAAACTCACGCAGCGCAGTCATATGCTTGCCGCGGCCCTCGAGCTTTTTTCGGAGAAGGGTTTTCACAACGTGTCCATGCACGAGATTGCGAAACGGGCCGAGTTTGCCATCGGCACGCTGTACAAGTTTTTTCAGAACAAGGAGGACCTTTACAAGGCCCTTGTTCTAGAGCAATCCGACAAGTTCCATGTGGCGCTCGTCAGGGCCATCGACGAGCCGGGTGATGAGATCGAGCGACTGCGAAAATATATTGTGACCAAAGGCGAACTGTTTCGCGAACACCTCGCTTTCATTCGGATATATCTCGCCGAGAACCGGGGGGCGAGCTACAACATCAAGGCCGGCTTGGACGATGAAATACGAAAGCGATATGACGCCTTTTTGGAAAGGCTCGCCTCGATCATCGACAACGGCATTCAGAAGAAGCGATTCAGGAACATCGCGCAACCCTACTCCCTGGCCGTGGCTCTCGACAGTACGGTGAACGCGTTTCTTCTGCTCTGGATCGATGCGCCCGAGGAGCATCCTTATCCGGAAGATCCGGACGCTATTTTGAATATTTTCCTCAAGGGATTGAGCGCCGAGTGA
- a CDS encoding efflux RND transporter periplasmic adaptor subunit has protein sequence MQHWKRTLESVRWTAVWIVLTSVFLMNGCESGNSQQSPQPSAPQVAVVTIETQQLELTTELSGRTSAYLVAEIRPQVNGIIEKRLFNEGSGIEAGQLLYQIDPAPFQAALDSANASLHKAETNLPSIGARAERYRGLLAAHSVSQQDYDDAAAALEGARAEIEYWKAEVQRARINLNYTRVESPISGRIGKSNVTVGALVTAYQPTPLATIQQLDPIYVDVAQSAAEALRLKRGLETGLLSADETGGKTVRILMEDGTPYPLEGTLEFRDVTVDPTTGTITLRIIVPNPDYLLLPGMFVRAVVREGIAEQATLVPQQGVSRNPKGEPLALVVDEAGAVQQRSLTLGRAVGNEWLVTSGLAAGDRVIVEGAQKVRPGASVTAVPWTGENSSGEGQDKTRPTEES, from the coding sequence ATGCAACATTGGAAACGAACTCTCGAATCCGTTAGGTGGACCGCCGTATGGATCGTCCTGACGAGCGTTTTCTTGATGAACGGCTGCGAAAGCGGGAACAGTCAGCAAAGTCCGCAGCCTTCCGCCCCGCAAGTGGCCGTTGTGACGATCGAGACGCAGCAGCTCGAGCTGACCACGGAATTGTCGGGCCGGACATCGGCCTATTTGGTGGCGGAAATCCGGCCCCAGGTCAACGGCATTATAGAGAAACGCCTGTTCAACGAGGGCTCCGGCATCGAAGCCGGACAACTGCTGTACCAGATCGATCCCGCCCCTTTTCAGGCCGCGCTCGACTCGGCGAATGCATCCCTGCACAAGGCGGAAACCAATCTACCTTCGATTGGGGCGCGGGCCGAACGATACCGGGGATTGCTCGCCGCGCATTCGGTGAGTCAACAGGATTACGATGACGCGGCAGCCGCCCTGGAGGGAGCTAGAGCCGAAATCGAATACTGGAAGGCGGAAGTTCAACGAGCCCGTATCAATCTAAATTACACCCGCGTCGAATCACCCATTTCCGGACGTATCGGAAAGTCGAATGTGACCGTGGGCGCCCTGGTGACGGCGTATCAACCCACGCCCCTGGCGACCATTCAACAGTTGGATCCCATTTACGTGGACGTGGCTCAATCCGCCGCCGAAGCGCTTCGTCTGAAACGGGGTTTGGAAACGGGCCTGCTCAGCGCCGATGAAACCGGCGGTAAAACGGTCCGAATCCTCATGGAGGACGGGACACCGTATCCTCTGGAAGGTACGCTGGAATTTCGCGATGTCACGGTGGACCCGACCACGGGGACCATCACGCTGCGCATTATCGTGCCGAACCCGGATTATCTCCTGCTGCCGGGCATGTTCGTGCGGGCCGTGGTCCGGGAAGGGATCGCCGAACAGGCTACCCTGGTTCCTCAACAGGGGGTGAGTCGCAATCCCAAGGGGGAGCCCCTGGCCCTGGTCGTGGACGAGGCCGGCGCGGTCCAACAGCGCAGCCTCACTCTCGGCCGCGCCGTAGGCAACGAATGGCTTGTCACGTCAGGCCTGGCCGCCGGAGACCGGGTCATTGTCGAGGGCGCACAGAAGGTGCGGCCGGGCGCTTCGGTGACGGCCGTTCCCTGGACAGGGGAAAACAGCAGCGGGGAAGGGCAGGACAAGACCAGACCGACCGAGGAATCGTGA